One segment of Haliotis asinina isolate JCU_RB_2024 chromosome 12, JCU_Hal_asi_v2, whole genome shotgun sequence DNA contains the following:
- the LOC137257783 gene encoding twisted gastrulation protein homolog 1-A-like yields the protein MKWTSAALAFCGALAVLYLGEACNEAICASRVSKCMLIKCCECNMSDKKNCTCCRDCQVCLADLYTECCSCVGLCPPPDPNMDLYKTSSIERLGDPIPDLFNVLTEIPDFQQRWVTYTYPRHQPEESFLNNGSKDLKYTFTIGEDEKKFASKPEEDENKNCTVAFFSQCMSIHKCKASCKSMGAAKYRWFHEYGCCQCVGDVCVNYGLPEPHCLKCPPPDEIAESDITVEYAESGVKVGMNEEVKVAVDGL from the exons ATGAAGTGGACAAGCGCAGCATTGGCATTTTGTGGAGCGCTTGCTGTACTGTACCTGGGCGAAGCTTGCAATGAGGCGATTTGTGCAAGCCGGGTCAGCAAGTGCATGCTGATCAAATGTTGCGAGTGCAACATGTCGGATAAAAAGAACTGTACGTGTTGCCGAGACTGTCAGGTTTGTTTGGCAGACCTGTATACAGAGTGCTGTTCATGTGTGG GCCTCTGTCCCCCACCAGACCCCAACATGGATCTCTACAAGACCAGCTCCATTGAACGTCTGGGAGACCCTATTCCAGATCTGTTCAATGTCCTCACCGAGATACCAGACTTCCAGCAGCGTTGGGTGACTTACACGTACCCCCGTCACCAGCCAGAGGAATCATTCTTAAACAATGGCTCCAAAGACTTGAAGTACACCTTCACTATAG GAGAGGATGAAAAGAAATTTGCATCCAAACCTGAAGAGGATGAGAACAAGAACTGTACCGTGGCATTCTTCTCGCAGTGTATGTCTATACACAAGTGCAAAGCTTCCTGCAAGTCCATGGGTGCCGCCAAGTACCGCTGGTTCCATGAGTATGGGTGCTGTCAGTGTGTTGGTGACGTTTGTGTCAACTACGGCCTCCCCGAACCCCACTGTCTCAAGTGTCCACCTCCAGATGAGATTGCTGAATCTGACATCACAGTAGAATATGCAGAATCTGGGGTGAAGGTTGGCATGAATGAAGAGGTCAAGGTGGCAGTGGATGGCCTGTGA